Proteins encoded in a region of the Ruegeria sp. AD91A genome:
- a CDS encoding iron ABC transporter permease has translation MAEIEFSQNGSRNRGVRGTRLLAGIAYVVAAACLLPMIAVVLAAVTGGTDTISHLMETVLPGYIVTTLILVVLVAAGTFSIGTGAAWLVTMTRFPGVRFLEIALVLPLAFPAYVLAYAYTFILDHPGIVQSTLRDVTGWGPRDYWFPEIRSTEGAAVMLILVLYPYVYLLARAAFLQQSATAFLAARALGNNPWLAFRRVSLPMARPAIAGGVLLAVMETIADFGTVSYFGVQTFATGIYTSWFSMADRAAAAQLALCLLGFALIMAVAERTQRGKAKYYQAGKQHVAQPAVHLTGPRACGAFLLCAIPVLFGFLLPVIILVEMGLESEQNLFSQRYIGFIQNSLILAGTAAVITVFAAISVGFFQRLRPGRASSATAYMARLGYAVPGGVIAVGLIVPFASFDNALDVWMRQTFDVSTGLLVTGSIWLLVAAYMVRFLAAALSAYEGGQSTVHANMDAAARSLGQTPLGTLRRVHLPILTPSLLTALLIVFVDVMKELPATLIMRPFNFDTLAVQAYRLASDERLEGAAVPSLVILAVGLLPVILICRQVGRR, from the coding sequence ATGGCCGAAATCGAGTTTTCACAGAACGGATCGCGCAATCGCGGTGTACGCGGTACCCGACTGCTGGCGGGGATCGCCTATGTCGTGGCTGCCGCGTGCCTTTTGCCGATGATCGCCGTGGTCCTGGCGGCTGTAACCGGGGGAACGGACACAATCTCGCACCTGATGGAGACGGTGCTGCCCGGCTATATCGTGACGACCCTGATTCTCGTGGTGTTGGTCGCGGCGGGCACGTTCAGTATCGGCACCGGGGCGGCCTGGCTGGTAACGATGACCCGTTTTCCCGGAGTACGGTTTCTAGAGATCGCACTGGTCCTTCCGCTGGCCTTTCCGGCCTATGTTCTTGCCTATGCCTACACCTTCATTCTGGATCACCCGGGCATCGTTCAAAGCACGCTGCGTGATGTAACCGGTTGGGGCCCGCGCGACTACTGGTTCCCGGAAATCCGCTCGACCGAGGGCGCAGCGGTCATGTTGATCCTTGTGCTCTATCCCTATGTCTACCTGTTGGCGCGGGCTGCGTTCCTGCAGCAAAGCGCGACCGCATTTCTGGCGGCGCGGGCGCTGGGTAACAATCCATGGCTGGCGTTTCGGCGCGTTTCACTCCCGATGGCGCGGCCTGCCATTGCAGGCGGTGTACTGCTGGCCGTCATGGAGACCATCGCGGATTTCGGAACCGTGTCGTATTTCGGTGTGCAGACCTTTGCCACCGGGATCTACACAAGCTGGTTTTCTATGGCCGACCGGGCTGCGGCTGCACAACTTGCGCTGTGCCTGCTGGGCTTTGCCCTGATCATGGCCGTGGCCGAGCGCACCCAGCGCGGCAAGGCAAAATACTATCAGGCCGGGAAACAGCATGTGGCGCAACCGGCGGTACATCTGACGGGCCCGCGGGCCTGTGGCGCATTCTTGCTTTGTGCGATACCTGTTCTTTTCGGGTTTTTGCTGCCTGTTATCATTCTGGTCGAGATGGGCCTGGAATCCGAACAGAACTTGTTTTCGCAGCGCTATATCGGCTTCATTCAGAATTCGCTGATCCTTGCTGGTACGGCGGCGGTCATCACCGTTTTTGCGGCGATCAGTGTCGGGTTCTTTCAACGCCTAAGACCGGGGCGCGCCTCGTCTGCGACTGCTTATATGGCGCGTCTGGGATATGCGGTGCCCGGCGGCGTCATCGCGGTTGGCTTGATCGTCCCCTTCGCGAGCTTTGACAACGCGCTGGACGTTTGGATGCGTCAGACCTTCGATGTGTCCACGGGGCTGTTGGTTACAGGTTCGATCTGGTTGCTGGTCGCTGCCTACATGGTGCGGTTCCTGGCTGCTGCGCTCAGCGCATATGAGGGTGGCCAAAGCACGGTACACGCCAATATGGATGCCGCAGCCCGCTCACTTGGTCAGACGCCGTTGGGAACTTTGCGGCGTGTTCACCTGCCCATTCTGACTCCGTCTCTGTTGACGGCCCTTCTGATCGTGTTCGTTGACGTGATGAAGGAACTTCCGGCCACTCTGATCATGCGGCCGTTCAATTTCGATACGTTGGCGGTGCAGGCATATCGATTGGCCTCGGACGAGAGATTGGAGGGCGCAGCTGTGCCTTCGCTGGTTATTCTGGCGGTAGGTCTGCTGCCGGTAATCCTGATCTGCCGTCAGGTCGGCCGACGGTAA
- a CDS encoding MFS transporter, with protein MQAGLVVLCLGYVLSQFFRAFLAVLSLDLERDIGATPEDLAFASGLWFLVFAAMQIPVGWALDKVGPRLTAAALLLVGGAGGSAIFAVATSPLHVSVAMGLIGVGCSPVLMASYFIFAHEYPPARFATLAAVMLGVGSVGNLVASYPTALAVEWIGWRATMVGLAAISAAIALGIWLSVRDPAKVGTEHKGTLLDLLKEPALWLIMPLMLVAYAPSAALRGLWAGPYLNDVFGLSTTQIGTATLVMGSAMIVGTFVYGPLDRVFGTRKWVILAGNVLGAVALTLLCVWIDYATWLSVLLLAVIGFAGASFPVIMAHGRAFVPPHLVGRGVTLLNLFGIGGVGIAQFVTGRVHAATAENGTTAPYTAIFAFFAVTLAIGCVIYLFSRDSVD; from the coding sequence ATGCAGGCGGGTTTGGTAGTTTTGTGCCTGGGCTATGTGCTCAGCCAGTTTTTCCGTGCATTTCTGGCTGTGCTCAGTCTGGATCTTGAACGCGACATCGGCGCCACACCCGAAGATCTGGCCTTTGCGTCGGGCCTTTGGTTTCTGGTGTTCGCAGCAATGCAAATTCCAGTTGGCTGGGCGCTGGACAAGGTCGGTCCGCGGCTGACCGCAGCCGCGCTTCTTCTGGTTGGTGGTGCAGGAGGATCCGCGATTTTTGCGGTCGCGACCTCACCTTTGCATGTCAGCGTTGCCATGGGCCTGATCGGCGTCGGATGCTCTCCGGTTCTGATGGCATCTTATTTCATCTTTGCCCACGAATATCCTCCGGCCCGGTTCGCGACGCTGGCCGCCGTCATGCTGGGTGTCGGCTCGGTAGGCAATCTTGTGGCCTCCTATCCGACTGCGCTTGCTGTTGAATGGATCGGATGGCGCGCAACGATGGTTGGGCTGGCCGCGATATCTGCTGCGATTGCTTTGGGTATTTGGCTGAGCGTACGCGATCCCGCGAAGGTTGGAACGGAACACAAGGGTACGCTGCTGGACCTGTTGAAAGAACCTGCGCTGTGGCTGATCATGCCTTTGATGCTAGTGGCATATGCGCCCTCTGCCGCCCTGCGCGGGCTGTGGGCTGGGCCGTATCTGAACGATGTCTTCGGGCTCAGCACTACACAGATCGGCACCGCGACACTGGTTATGGGGTCTGCGATGATTGTCGGTACCTTTGTCTACGGGCCGCTGGATCGCGTTTTTGGCACCAGGAAGTGGGTTATCTTAGCAGGCAACGTGCTGGGTGCAGTGGCACTGACCCTGCTTTGCGTGTGGATTGACTATGCCACATGGCTGTCCGTTCTGCTGTTGGCCGTCATCGGTTTTGCCGGGGCCAGCTTTCCGGTCATCATGGCCCATGGACGGGCCTTCGTCCCGCCACATCTGGTGGGTCGTGGTGTGACCTTGTTGAATCTCTTCGGAATCGGAGGTGTCGGCATTGCCCAATTTGTCACCGGGCGCGTTCATGCCGCCACCGCCGAGAACGGGACAACCGCGCCTTACACAGCAATTTTCGCGTTTTTTGCCGTAACCCTTGCCATCGGTTGCGTGATTTATCTATTCAGCCGGGATAGTGTGGATTAA
- a CDS encoding glycosyltransferase family 4 protein, with protein MQEIEVIAPNLKHSLSGVTTTVIRLLPIQKHMIGIVATGPGLPDDLPHIRLIKVPFLSNRTPRVWHARRNTEMLMGLFLKHVLQRNLKLLFTSAAQRNHSGFTKWLISKMDALIATTPEAASFLEHPATVIMHGVNTELFNPAEDKSLLRKKLGLPDGTLIGCFGRIRPQKGVDLLVDAAIEVLPNHPDASIVCTGRATKEFESFQQEQEAKLNAAGLSERVHFLGERPWEEIVQTYRALDLFVAPARHEGFGLTPLEAMASGVPAIACRGVGAFSAQIEDGETGRLIEKDNAGALAEALEQMLSDPDKLVQSGQAARQRVEQHFRIEGEAEAIVRVYRSLLNTGENAHQG; from the coding sequence GTGCAGGAAATCGAGGTTATAGCGCCGAACCTGAAACACAGCCTCTCCGGTGTCACAACAACCGTCATCCGCCTGTTGCCGATCCAGAAGCATATGATCGGGATCGTTGCCACAGGACCCGGCCTGCCGGATGATCTGCCCCACATACGATTGATCAAAGTTCCATTCCTTTCGAACAGGACGCCCCGGGTGTGGCATGCGCGGCGCAATACCGAAATGCTGATGGGCCTGTTTTTGAAACATGTGCTGCAGCGTAATCTGAAACTGCTGTTTACATCGGCTGCGCAGCGAAATCACTCTGGGTTCACGAAATGGCTGATCTCGAAGATGGACGCCCTGATCGCCACAACTCCGGAAGCGGCATCGTTTCTTGAACATCCCGCGACTGTCATAATGCATGGTGTTAATACCGAACTGTTTAACCCGGCCGAGGACAAATCGCTGCTGCGAAAGAAACTGGGGCTGCCTGATGGGACTTTGATCGGGTGTTTCGGGCGTATTCGACCTCAGAAGGGTGTCGACCTCTTGGTGGATGCGGCGATTGAGGTTCTGCCAAACCATCCCGACGCCAGCATAGTCTGTACCGGGCGCGCTACCAAAGAATTTGAATCGTTCCAACAGGAACAGGAAGCCAAGCTCAACGCTGCCGGGCTATCGGAACGGGTGCACTTCCTGGGCGAACGTCCTTGGGAGGAAATCGTTCAAACCTACCGCGCCCTTGACCTGTTTGTGGCCCCGGCCCGTCACGAAGGGTTCGGCCTCACACCGCTTGAGGCGATGGCCTCCGGCGTGCCTGCAATCGCCTGCCGCGGGGTTGGGGCGTTCAGCGCCCAGATCGAGGACGGGGAGACAGGCCGCTTGATCGAAAAGGATAACGCCGGGGCACTGGCCGAAGCACTGGAACAGATGTTGAGTGATCCGGACAAGCTTGTGCAATCCGGTCAGGCCGCAAGACAGCGTGTAGAGCAGCATTTTCGAATCGAAGGCGAAGCGGAAGCCATCGTGCGTGTCTATCGTTCATTGCTGAACACAGGTGAAAACGCGCATCAGGGTTAA
- a CDS encoding DUF2794 domain-containing protein, protein MNMQPPSRFSASAAQMPVAFDRHEMSQILSVYGRMVAAGEWRDYGISNLRDMAVFSIFRRTAEHPIYRVEKHPRLRSRQGMYSVIGMDGRILKRGHDLRAVLRVLERKLIRAVNPD, encoded by the coding sequence ATGAATATGCAGCCTCCCAGCCGGTTCTCGGCAAGCGCAGCGCAGATGCCCGTGGCTTTCGACCGGCATGAGATGTCTCAAATCCTATCCGTTTATGGTCGGATGGTCGCCGCCGGGGAATGGCGCGACTATGGTATTTCCAACCTGCGCGACATGGCGGTGTTCTCGATCTTCCGGCGCACCGCGGAACACCCGATCTATCGGGTCGAAAAGCACCCGCGTCTGAGATCCAGACAGGGAATGTACTCTGTGATCGGTATGGATGGCCGCATCCTGAAACGCGGCCACGATCTGCGCGCGGTTTTACGGGTGTTGGAACGCAAGCTGATCCGGGCCGTGAACCCGGATTAG
- a CDS encoding aspartate-semialdehyde dehydrogenase, which yields MGYRVVVAGATGNVGREMLNILAERQFPVDELAALASRRSLGTEVSFGDKTLTTQDIDTFDFTGWDMALFAIGSDATKTYAPKAAAAGCVVIDNSSLYRYDPAIPLIVPECNPEAIHDYKNKNIIANPNCSTAQMVVALKPLHDRAKIKRVIVSTYQSVSGAGKEGMDELWDQTKAIYNPTTDVPPKKFQKQIAFNVIPQIDVFMEDGSTKEEWKMVVETKKIVDPSIKVTATCVRVPVFVGHSEAVNIEFEEFLDEDEARDILREAPGIMVIDKREAGGYVTPIECAGDFATFISRIRQDSTIENGLNLWCVSDNLRKGAALNAVQIAELLGREVLKKG from the coding sequence ATGGGCTATCGCGTCGTTGTCGCCGGCGCCACGGGTAACGTGGGCCGCGAAATGCTGAACATCCTGGCGGAACGCCAGTTCCCGGTCGATGAACTTGCCGCTCTGGCAAGCCGTCGTTCGCTGGGGACCGAGGTGAGCTTTGGCGACAAGACACTGACGACCCAGGACATCGACACCTTCGACTTCACCGGCTGGGACATGGCACTGTTCGCCATCGGCTCGGACGCAACCAAGACCTACGCCCCCAAGGCGGCTGCGGCTGGCTGTGTGGTGATCGATAACTCGTCGCTGTATCGCTATGACCCGGCCATTCCGCTGATCGTGCCGGAATGTAACCCCGAGGCGATCCACGACTACAAGAACAAGAATATCATCGCCAACCCGAACTGCTCGACTGCGCAGATGGTGGTGGCGCTCAAGCCGCTGCATGACCGCGCCAAGATCAAGCGCGTGATCGTGTCGACCTATCAGTCGGTGTCTGGCGCCGGTAAAGAAGGCATGGACGAGCTTTGGGATCAGACCAAGGCGATTTACAATCCGACGACGGACGTGCCGCCGAAGAAATTCCAGAAGCAGATCGCCTTCAACGTCATCCCGCAGATCGACGTCTTCATGGAAGACGGCTCGACCAAGGAAGAGTGGAAGATGGTTGTGGAAACCAAAAAGATCGTCGACCCGTCGATCAAGGTCACGGCCACCTGCGTCCGCGTTCCCGTTTTTGTCGGCCATTCCGAGGCCGTGAACATCGAATTCGAAGAGTTCCTGGACGAAGACGAAGCCCGCGACATCCTGCGCGAAGCACCGGGTATCATGGTGATCGACAAACGCGAAGCGGGTGGCTACGTCACACCGATCGAATGCGCGGGCGATTTCGCCACGTTCATCAGCCGTATCCGCCAGGATTCGACCATCGAAAACGGTCTGAACCTGTGGTGCGTCAGCGACAACCTGCGCAAGGGCGCCGCCCTGAACGCCGTGCAGATCGCGGAACTTTTGGGCCGCGAGGTCCTGAAAAAGGGCTGA
- a CDS encoding peptidase S41 — MEGSIEAFLMSAMRLLALPDNGHTRLIPNDAIEVLPLRFVSVGCSVQFIGAVPEITAPRGELIAVNGADLSHIEATAEQFLAGRRQRKRVIGPIFLAWPYALARLGFSSSGGTTEYRLRDENGQITNLKVANEHTVPGSVLYPRNEHGKDDPTWQPEAFVEIKDWQDLGLSIALPSFFDSNESALLAAISAAVERVRACSNKPLLIDVRGNTGGDFLLTMPLIDAISESANKQVVVLVDKFTFSAAIVFVAILKHRLGNRLKLIGEEMGDGLTFFAEGGLLDLPASKAVVRYSSAFHDWKNGTTDETTPPEVAREIVPVGALNLDLEWVQGPAVENAFGEFHQRVLKSMSHWINDR; from the coding sequence TTGGAGGGATCCATCGAAGCCTTCCTGATGTCAGCGATGCGTCTATTGGCACTTCCCGATAATGGGCACACACGGCTGATCCCGAACGATGCGATCGAGGTGCTGCCGCTGAGGTTCGTGAGCGTAGGGTGTTCCGTGCAATTCATCGGCGCGGTACCAGAGATAACTGCACCACGAGGAGAGCTGATAGCGGTCAATGGCGCAGATTTGAGCCATATTGAAGCCACCGCTGAGCAGTTTCTAGCGGGAAGGCGACAAAGGAAACGGGTTATCGGACCGATTTTTTTGGCTTGGCCGTACGCTTTGGCACGTTTGGGTTTTTCGTCAAGCGGCGGAACGACCGAGTATCGTCTGCGGGACGAAAATGGACAGATAACGAATCTGAAAGTGGCCAATGAACATACCGTTCCTGGATCTGTGCTATACCCGAGAAACGAGCACGGCAAGGATGATCCAACCTGGCAGCCCGAGGCTTTTGTGGAGATAAAGGACTGGCAAGACCTTGGGCTATCAATAGCGTTACCAAGCTTCTTTGATTCAAACGAAAGTGCGCTGCTTGCAGCCATTTCAGCCGCAGTGGAACGCGTGCGCGCCTGTTCGAACAAACCGCTCTTGATTGACGTTCGCGGAAACACGGGGGGCGACTTTCTTCTAACGATGCCCTTGATCGACGCGATCTCGGAAAGCGCAAACAAGCAGGTTGTCGTGCTTGTCGATAAATTCACGTTTTCCGCAGCGATCGTGTTTGTAGCCATCCTCAAACATCGATTGGGAAACAGGCTCAAACTCATTGGGGAGGAGATGGGCGATGGCTTGACGTTCTTTGCAGAGGGCGGGTTGCTCGATTTGCCGGCCAGCAAAGCCGTCGTTCGATACTCATCAGCCTTTCACGATTGGAAGAACGGAACGACTGACGAAACCACCCCGCCCGAAGTTGCGCGGGAAATCGTACCTGTAGGAGCACTGAATTTGGATTTGGAATGGGTCCAAGGGCCTGCAGTTGAGAATGCATTCGGCGAGTTCCATCAACGCGTTCTCAAGAGCATGAGCCATTGGATAAACGACCGTTAA
- a CDS encoding M17 family metallopeptidase: MTLSFAPPSDPSIPLHVIAQPDLDNWLQDQPDTVQTWVAANGFTGAMGQTLLVPGAHGAVDFVLAGYGTEVTRARQRFPLAAAAMTLPEGTYHIASGIPADRLEMECFGWLMTGYTFDRYASQSGGSAALISPEGVDANRIEAMANAEVLTRDLVNTPASDMGPEQLQQAAEVLAGEFGASCSVITGEALLDQNFPMIHTVGRAAEQAPRLIELNWGRSGPKLTLVGKGVCFDTGGLNLKPGASMGLMKKDMGGAANVLGLARMIMALGIPLQLRVLIPAVENALAGNAFRPGDILTSRKGLTVEINNTDAEGRLVLADALALAAEGEPDLVISMATLTGAARVAVGPDLAPFYTDDQQCASSLSHAAEVSADPVWRMPFHTPYEAMIEPGIADLDNAPSGGFAGSITAALFLRRFVGTHRYVHFDIYSWQPSKEPGRTKGGLGQGPRAVLNALPEILEL, from the coding sequence ATGACCCTGTCCTTCGCCCCACCCTCTGACCCGTCCATACCGCTTCATGTGATTGCGCAGCCGGATTTGGACAATTGGTTGCAGGATCAGCCGGATACCGTCCAGACCTGGGTTGCCGCAAACGGGTTTACAGGTGCGATGGGGCAGACACTGCTGGTACCAGGTGCGCATGGCGCGGTTGATTTTGTACTGGCCGGTTATGGAACAGAAGTCACGCGTGCGCGACAAAGGTTCCCATTGGCCGCCGCAGCCATGACACTGCCGGAAGGAACCTATCATATCGCGTCCGGCATTCCCGCTGATCGGCTGGAGATGGAGTGTTTTGGCTGGTTGATGACAGGCTACACCTTCGATCGCTACGCGTCTCAATCCGGTGGATCGGCGGCGCTGATTTCACCTGAAGGTGTGGATGCCAACCGTATCGAAGCCATGGCCAATGCCGAAGTTCTGACCCGCGATCTGGTGAATACGCCAGCCTCGGATATGGGTCCTGAGCAGTTGCAGCAGGCGGCTGAGGTTCTGGCTGGCGAATTCGGTGCCTCCTGCAGCGTGATCACCGGCGAGGCCCTGCTGGATCAGAATTTTCCCATGATCCACACGGTAGGACGCGCTGCGGAACAGGCCCCGCGGCTGATTGAACTGAACTGGGGCAGGAGCGGCCCCAAACTGACGCTTGTCGGCAAAGGTGTGTGTTTCGACACAGGCGGGCTGAACCTGAAACCGGGCGCGTCCATGGGTCTGATGAAGAAGGATATGGGGGGTGCGGCCAATGTGCTGGGACTGGCCCGGATGATCATGGCGCTGGGTATTCCGCTGCAACTGCGGGTTCTGATCCCGGCGGTCGAAAACGCGCTTGCCGGAAATGCCTTCCGTCCAGGCGACATCCTGACCTCCCGCAAGGGACTTACGGTCGAGATCAACAATACGGATGCCGAAGGGCGTCTGGTGCTTGCTGATGCTCTGGCGCTGGCGGCTGAAGGAGAGCCCGATCTGGTGATCTCGATGGCGACGCTGACCGGTGCCGCACGGGTGGCCGTTGGCCCGGATCTGGCACCGTTCTACACTGACGACCAGCAATGCGCGTCTTCCCTTTCACACGCGGCAGAGGTTTCGGCTGATCCGGTCTGGCGCATGCCGTTCCACACGCCTTACGAAGCGATGATCGAACCCGGTATTGCCGATCTGGACAACGCACCATCGGGCGGATTTGCTGGGTCGATCACCGCCGCTTTGTTTCTGCGACGGTTCGTGGGCACGCACCGCTATGTCCATTTCGACATCTACTCCTGGCAGCCCAGTAAAGAGCCCGGTCGCACAAAAGGCGGTCTGGGTCAGGGGCCGCGCGCCGTGTTAAACGCATTGCCGGAGATATTGGAGCTATGA
- a CDS encoding SRPBCC family protein yields MKVIKRIFAGLVVCILVLVAASYLLPGKAEVSRSIAIDAPASAIFPYVNSMQETEKWSPWLHRDPETKLTYSGPAAGVGNTLNWDSDHPQVGTGSQEIVESVENQRVRTVLDFGPMGTAAASFNLEPDGAGTKVTWGFESDLGLTPMSRWMGLMMDTWVGEDYERGLTNLKELVETQS; encoded by the coding sequence ATGAAAGTCATCAAGCGCATCTTCGCAGGATTGGTCGTTTGCATTCTGGTTCTGGTCGCGGCTTCCTATCTGTTGCCAGGAAAGGCAGAAGTTTCGCGTAGCATTGCGATCGACGCTCCGGCGAGTGCCATCTTTCCTTACGTGAATTCGATGCAGGAAACCGAAAAGTGGTCTCCTTGGTTGCACCGGGACCCCGAAACCAAACTGACGTATTCCGGCCCTGCCGCCGGGGTCGGGAACACTCTGAACTGGGATTCGGATCACCCGCAGGTCGGCACGGGCTCACAGGAAATCGTCGAGAGCGTGGAAAACCAACGGGTCAGAACGGTGCTGGATTTTGGCCCGATGGGTACTGCCGCTGCGTCATTCAACCTTGAGCCTGACGGGGCGGGAACCAAAGTTACTTGGGGGTTTGAATCGGATCTGGGTCTCACCCCCATGTCCCGCTGGATGGGGTTGATGATGGATACGTGGGTGGGCGAGGACTATGAACGTGGTCTGACCAATCTGAAAGAACTGGTGGAAACCCAAAGCTAG
- a CDS encoding endonuclease/exonuclease/phosphatase family protein, which produces MHISTKRRIAKSLTIGCTCVLMALVVIGFTGQVFAVGDSIALLRPQAGVLLLPCAVILLFMRSRFLALTTLVFAGAAIGSIAASVAAPSDDCNGSCLTLYQKNLMSKAWPRYSLAEDIIESNAQIVTLQEVSSHNRKYMSNLFEHYPEKAICEFRPEQNVAILTTLPIVENSEFCLQGYGLVGLQVKAPGGDLVWVVSVHLNWPFPYDQARQSQVIADRISQLEGPVLIAGDFNMVPWGESVRRIGAAANNQSFGTVLNTHNLGSWKIPLPIDNLLFPKGTTGTVELRPFMGSDHLGKLARFRLG; this is translated from the coding sequence ATGCACATTTCGACCAAACGCAGGATTGCCAAGTCCCTGACCATCGGATGCACATGCGTTCTGATGGCACTGGTCGTCATCGGCTTTACGGGGCAGGTCTTTGCCGTGGGAGATTCAATCGCTCTGCTCCGTCCTCAGGCTGGTGTTCTGCTCCTGCCCTGCGCCGTGATACTTCTATTCATGCGCTCCAGATTTCTTGCTTTGACCACCTTGGTCTTTGCGGGGGCGGCCATTGGATCCATCGCAGCCAGCGTTGCCGCGCCCTCGGACGATTGCAACGGCTCCTGCTTGACGCTGTACCAGAAGAATCTCATGAGCAAAGCCTGGCCCCGGTATTCACTGGCCGAAGACATCATTGAGTCAAATGCACAGATCGTGACGTTGCAGGAAGTATCCAGCCACAATCGCAAGTACATGAGCAATCTGTTCGAGCATTACCCCGAAAAGGCGATCTGTGAATTCCGCCCTGAACAAAACGTCGCCATCCTGACGACCTTGCCGATTGTCGAGAATTCCGAATTCTGTCTGCAAGGTTATGGGCTTGTGGGGTTACAGGTCAAAGCGCCCGGCGGTGATTTGGTCTGGGTCGTATCAGTTCATCTGAACTGGCCATTTCCTTACGACCAGGCCAGGCAAAGCCAGGTGATTGCCGACCGCATCAGCCAACTTGAAGGACCGGTTCTGATTGCCGGAGATTTCAACATGGTGCCCTGGGGCGAAAGCGTCAGACGGATCGGAGCGGCCGCAAACAATCAGAGTTTTGGAACCGTCCTGAACACTCACAACCTCGGCAGTTGGAAGATCCCATTGCCGATAGACAACCTGTTGTTCCCCAAAGGCACAACCGGAACGGTTGAGCTGCGCCCCTTCATGGGATCCGACCACCTGGGAAAGCTTGCCCGGTTTCGACTGGGCTAG
- a CDS encoding carbonic anhydrase yields MDFAKPLPSYLLKRYHGWKATTYSENQVWYRRLADEGQRPRAMVISCCDSRVHVTSMFGADQGDFFIHRNIANLVPPYAPDGDHHGTSAAIEYAVTALKVAHLIVLGHSQCGGVQGCIDMCKGQAPQLDAKDSFVGRWMDILKPKYELVADIEDSVEQARQFERQSVVASLENLMTFPFVSSAVEQGALSLHGLWTDIGAGGLESYDPYQKKFLPV; encoded by the coding sequence ATGGACTTTGCCAAACCTCTGCCGAGCTACCTTTTAAAACGGTATCACGGATGGAAGGCCACGACATATTCGGAAAACCAGGTCTGGTATCGCCGTCTTGCCGATGAGGGACAACGCCCCCGTGCCATGGTCATATCCTGCTGCGACAGCCGGGTTCACGTGACATCCATGTTCGGAGCCGACCAGGGCGATTTCTTTATTCACCGAAACATCGCCAACCTGGTGCCGCCCTATGCACCGGATGGGGACCACCACGGCACCAGCGCTGCCATTGAATATGCCGTAACAGCGCTCAAGGTCGCTCATTTAATCGTTCTGGGGCATTCGCAATGCGGCGGCGTGCAGGGCTGTATCGACATGTGCAAGGGGCAGGCGCCGCAGCTGGATGCCAAGGACAGTTTTGTTGGTCGCTGGATGGATATTCTCAAGCCGAAATACGAACTGGTCGCGGATATCGAGGACAGTGTCGAACAGGCCCGACAGTTCGAGCGTCAATCGGTTGTCGCATCACTGGAAAACCTGATGACCTTCCCCTTCGTCTCGTCAGCCGTTGAGCAGGGAGCGCTGAGCTTGCACGGCTTGTGGACGGATATCGGTGCAGGTGGGTTGGAAAGCTATGACCCTTATCAAAAAAAGTTCCTCCCGGTCTGA
- a CDS encoding C40 family peptidase, which yields MTDRRLLRFNGRVAHSSLKGQVEADGFSDGETYHIQSVVRDVLDKPNGRRQCQMVCGEAFIILERAQNHLFGFREKDGYVGWVRQEIERRPLQPTHRVSVPRAVSLEHPDVTKNANERILPFGAGIEYWPRRDSERENTIRSTGWVCVKEEGHIPTPRYIRETQLVEKDWVGSDPAAIAEQFLTTPYIYGGDTGLGLDCSGLIQIAFHSCGLPCPRDSDMQAEFFKPIPNPELRRGDLVFWKGHVGMMLDQDTLVHANAHHMAVAKEPLEDAVSRIGRKEFGAVTGYGRHPAS from the coding sequence ATGACGGATCGCAGGTTGCTTCGCTTCAACGGACGGGTGGCGCATTCATCGCTGAAAGGTCAGGTCGAAGCTGATGGTTTTTCGGATGGTGAAACATATCATATTCAATCGGTTGTGCGGGATGTTCTGGACAAACCCAATGGTCGTCGGCAGTGCCAGATGGTGTGCGGAGAAGCATTCATCATCTTGGAACGGGCGCAGAACCACCTGTTCGGGTTTCGCGAAAAAGATGGCTATGTCGGGTGGGTGCGACAGGAAATAGAAAGACGGCCACTTCAGCCAACGCACCGCGTTTCCGTGCCAAGAGCAGTTTCATTGGAACACCCCGATGTGACCAAGAATGCGAACGAACGGATTCTGCCTTTTGGCGCTGGTATAGAATACTGGCCGCGCCGTGATTCAGAACGCGAAAACACCATTCGTTCGACCGGATGGGTTTGCGTGAAAGAAGAGGGCCACATTCCAACGCCGCGATACATTCGCGAAACACAGCTGGTCGAAAAAGACTGGGTGGGTTCTGATCCTGCAGCAATTGCAGAACAGTTTCTTACCACCCCTTACATCTACGGTGGCGATACCGGACTCGGACTTGACTGTTCGGGCCTGATTCAAATCGCTTTTCATTCCTGCGGATTACCCTGCCCTCGCGATAGCGACATGCAAGCAGAGTTCTTCAAGCCAATCCCAAACCCCGAGCTTCGCCGGGGTGATCTGGTGTTTTGGAAAGGTCACGTAGGCATGATGCTGGATCAAGACACGCTTGTGCATGCAAATGCACATCACATGGCTGTTGCCAAAGAACCTTTGGAGGACGCTGTCTCTCGTATCGGCCGAAAAGAGTTCGGGGCTGTAACAGGATATGGGCGACATCCTGCGTCTTAG